AGGTGCGCCCGCAGACCGCCCTCGGACAGGTCCTGCAGCTCACCCGCGGCACTGCCCCGCTCGGGCAGCTCCCACTCGACGACGACGCGCGCCGGGAACGGCGTCTCGGCCCCCGCCCTCACGAAGCTGCGGCGCTGGCGGACGTCCGGTCCGCCGGCCACCTGCAGCCACCACAGCGGCACGCCGTCACGCACGCGGGCGCGCAGCACCACGGGCACCACCACCAGGCCGCGCGGGCCGGGCCAGCGCAGCTCGAAGGGGTCGCCGTCGCGCGGGGGCTCGAACTCGCCCCTGAGCAGCGGCGGGACGGCCACCGCGACGGCGTCGCCGTCGACGTCCTCCACCACCGTGGCGCGGGGCTCCTCGCCGGGGGCGGCGATGAGCGCGCGACTGCCGAGCGGCGGCCACGCGACCTCGCGCCGCGGCGGGGTGCGGTCCTTCGAGGGACTCACCGCAGGTCCTGCGCGGCCAGGCGCGCCGCGAGCATCGACACCCAGGCCTCCGGGGTGGCGGGACGGTCACCGACGAGCACCACGGGCGCGGGCAGCGCCAGCGCGGCCGCGGGGGCCGACGTCACCTCCGTGTTGGTGAGGGCGAGGGCGTCCACGCCGCGCTCGCCGGCCACGGCGGTGAGCCAGGCGGCGGTGTCGTCGAGGCGGCGGGTGGCGTCCACGACGGCCCACACCTCGTCCGGCGCGAGCTGCTCGAGGGTGTCGGCCACCGCGGCGCGCACGGGCGGCGCCGCGCCGATGGGCGCGGGCAGCACCACCACGAGGGAGCGGCGCTCGGCGCGCGCGTCGGCGGCGGCCTCCTGGAGCTCCTGGCGCGAGGGGAGGCACCTCTCCGCGGCCACGCCGCGCGCCCGGCGGCCCATGACGACGACGTCCTCCTCGCCCAGGCCCATGCCCGTGGCGAGGTGCTGGGCCACCGGCAGGGCGTCCTCGAGGTCGGCCAGGACGGCGACGACGGGCTCGGCGACGGGGCTGGTGCGGCTGCGGACGGGCGCGCTGCCGATGCGGCGGGCCAGCTCGCGCATGGCCGCCGAGCGGCCGGGCGGGAGGTCCCACAGCCACGGCACGGGCACGCCGAGCGCTGCCAGGCGCTGGGCGAGGCGGTCCGCGGCACGGCGGTCCTGCGGGTCCGCCGCTGGCGCGAGCACCGGCGCGGGAGCGGGGAGCGAGGTGAGGGCGGGCGGTGGCGCGACGGCCGGGGGCGCGGCGAGGGTGGGCGTCCAGGCGGCGCCGTCGTCCGCCAGCGCCTCCACGAGGGGTGCCAGGGGTGCGAGGCGCGGGTCGGTCTCGGGCAGCCGCAGCACCGCGCTGCGCTGCAGCGCGTACCCGTCCGACTGCGGCCCGGCGGGCAGGGGTGCGAAGGAGCGGCCCACGCGGCGGGGCAGCGCTGAGACCGCGGGCGCGGAGACGGGTGCCGGCAGGACGGGGGGAGGCGCCGTCGCGGTGCGCGCCGGCGCCGCCACAGCGAGCGCGGCGGGCGCGAACGACGGCAGGGCTGGTCCGCCGTCGGCCGCGTCACCGGCGGTCGCCTCGACGGGGGCGTGCTCGGGTGCGCGCTCGGGGGTGTGCTCGAGTGCTTGCTCGGGGGTCTGCTCGGGGGTCTGCTCGGGGGCCTCGGCCTCCCAGGGGGCGCGCCACGGCTCGACCACGGGCGTCTCGGGGAGCCTGGGCGAGGAGGTGGCGCGCTCGAGCTCGGGCTCCTCGAGCGGGACCTGCTCGTCCTGCGGCTCGGGCAGCGGCGCAGGGCGGTCGGCCACGCGTCCGACCAGGGGCCGCGGGGAGCGCGGGGTGGTGCCGGGGGGCGGCCCGTCGACCCAGGGGTCCTCGTCACCGGAGCCGGCCTGGCGGGCGGTCGGCTCCGCGAGCTGCGGGGCCGGCGCGGCGGCGCTGGCGGCGAAGGCCTCGGCCACGGCGCGGGCGGCGGGGCTGAGGGGACCGCCGCCGGTGACGGCACCGAAGATCGCGTCGAAGTCGTCCGTCGACAGGGCGGCCGTGGGGGTGGGCGGCGCAGCGGGGGGCTTCGCGAAGCGGGCGGGCCGCGGGGTCGCGGCGGGGCGGGCGTCCGCGTCGCCCTGCTCAGCCGCGGCCAGGAGCGCCTCCAGGCCGCCCGCGGGCGGCACCGACGGGGTGGACGAGGTCGAGGAGGAGGTCGGGCGGGGGGCCTGCGCGTCCCGCGACGAGCGCGGTCCGGGCGCGGGCCTCGTCGCGCTCGTCGTCGTCGTCGGAGCAGACGGGGAGGGCGGGGTGGCGGCGGAGCCGGGTGCGGGGTCGGGGACCTCGACGGTCACCTCGAACTGCTCGCGGGCGAAGAAGCCCGCCACCCCGCCGACGCGCACGCGCTCGGCCTTGACGATCTTGACGTCTGCACCGTGCTCGGCCCAGACCTTCTCGAGGAGCGGCTCGATGGCGGGGCCCTCAAGCAGCAACTGCTTCGGCGCCACTCACGACCCCCACCGTCTCGACGACCATCCCGGGGCCCGACACCTCGGAGTAGGACAGGACAGCGACGCCGGGGGTGGTCAGCGACACGACTCGGCGCAGCGGGGCCCGCAGCGCCGGGGCGCACACCAGGACGGGAGACCACCCAGCGTCCTCGACATGACGGACCTTACGGGCCACCTCGTCCACGACCCGCTCGACACGCGCAGGGTCCATCGACAACTGCGGGCCGGAGTCGGTCAGGCGCAGGGTCTCCACGAACTGGTGCTCCAGCAGCGGGTCGAGGGTGAGGACGCGCAGCACGCCGTCCTGCACGTGGGGGGCCGCGACCGCCGGGCCGAGCGCGGCGCGGGCCGCCTCCACCAGGTCGGTGTGGGAGGCGCCGCCCTTGGCGCGCAGCGACAGGCCCTCGTAGATGCGGCCGAGGTCGCGCACCGCCACCCCCTCCTCCAGCAGCGACTGCAGCACCTGCTGCACCTCGCCCAGGGACAGCAGGCTCGGCACCAGCTCCTCGACGACGGCCGCGTCGGTGCTCTTGAGGGAGGCGGTGAGGGTCTTGACGTCCTCGCGGGAGATGAGGCGCGGGGCGTTCTTGCGCACGATCTCCGCGAGGTGGGTGACCAGCACCGAGGCGCGGTCCACCACGGTGGCGCCGGTGAGCTCGGCCTGGTGGCGCATCTCCGCCGGCACCCACTTGCCCTGCAGCCCGAAGACGGGCTCCACGGTGACGACGCCGGGCAGGGAGTCGAGGTCGTCGCCGAGGGCGAGCACCTTGCCGGGGGGCGCCTGGCCCACGCCGACCTCGACGCCGGAGATGCGGACCGCGTAGGAGGACATCGGCAGGTCGAGGGAGTCGCGGGTGCGCACCGGCGGCAGCACGATGCCCAGCTCGAGGGCGATCTTGCGGCGCAGGGCCCGCACCCGGTCCAGCAGGTCCCCGCCGGAGGCGGTGTCGACCATGTCGACGAGGTCGGGGGCCAGCACGATCTCGAGCGGGTCGACGCGCATCTGCTGCATGAGCTGCTCGGGCGTCTCCGCGACCGGGGCCAGCGGGTCCACCTCGGCCACCTCCTCCTGCGCGGGGCCCTCGGGCTTGACGCGCTGGGCCAGCAGGAGCAGACCCCCGCCGACCACGATGAACGGCAGCTTGGGCAGACCGGGGATGACCGCCAGGACGAGGGCGCCGCCGCCGGCGATGCGCAGCGCGGTCTTGTTGCGCAGCAGCTGGGCGGCGGCGTCGGTGCCCAGGTCGGACGTCGAGGTCGCCCGGGTCACGATGAGGCCGGTGGCGATGGACATCAGCAGCGCGGGGACCTGGGTGACCAGGCCGTCGCCGACGCTCAGCGTCGAGTACTTCTGCAGCGCCTCGGTGGCGCTCAGACCGTCCTGCAGCATGCCGATCGCGAAGCCGCCGACGAGGTTGATGAGCACGATGATGATGCCGGCGATCGCGTCGCCCTTGACGAACTTCGCACCACCGTCCATGGCCCCGTAGAAGTCGGCCTCCGCGGTGACGTCGGAGCGGCGCTTCCGGGCGGTGTCCTCGTCGATGAGGCCGGCGGCCAGGTCGGCGTCGATCGCCATCTGCTTGCCGGGCATCGCCTCGAGGGTGAACCGGGCGCCCACCTCGGCGACGCGCTCAGCACCCTTGGTGATGACCATGAACTGGATGACCACGAGGATCGCGAAGATCACCAGGCCGATGACGAGCGACCCGCCCACCACGAAGGTGCCGAAGCCGTGGATCACGTCTCCGGCGTGACCGTCGCGCAGGATGAGGCGGGTGCTGGCCACGTTGAGGCCCAGGCGGAACAGCGTCGCCACGAGCAGCACGCTGGGGAAGATGGCGAAGTCCAGCGGGCGCTTGACGTACATCGCCGTCATCAGGACCAGCAGCCCGATCGCGATGTTCAGCGCGATGAGGAAGTCCAGCAGCATCGCCGGCAGCGGCACGACCAGCAGCAGGATGATGCCGATCACGCCCAGCGGCAGGGCCAGGGTGCTCAGACGGCGGAAGTCCACGGACCGTGCATCGGCACTCCCGGCCGCGGGCTTGAGCCGATCGGGTGACCCCCCGTCCGGCGCAGCGCCCGGGTGGTCGGCGGGCCGGGAGGCCGGCAGGTCGGGGCACTGCCCCCGCTGTCGTCGACGATCTTGGCGTTCTGTGGTCCCCTGCTGCTCGAGGACCCCAGGAACGCCAAGATCGACGAGCCAGCTGGCCTCGTCTCCGCTCAGAGCGCTCGCCGCAGACGCCAGGGGATCCGCATCGGGTCGAGCGTGTCCCGCCACGTGAAGCGCTCCACGTCACCATCGTCGGCGGTGGTCGCGCTGGTCTTGTCCCGGTCGCGGAACGCGGCCGTGGGGCTGCCGTGCGGTCCGACCCCGTCAGCTTCCACGAACAGCGGTCCGCGGTGCGGACGTCGTGGATGCGCGCCTCGCTCAGCCCGGCGGTCCGCAGCTGGTCGGTAGTGAGCACGCCGCGCTGCTGCCGAGCGAGCCTGGTCAGCGACGACGGGAGTGAGGCGTCGAGGCGGAGTTCCACGCGCCACAGGCTGTCGTCGAGAGGTGGCCCGGCGTCGTCGTCGACCGCTGGCCTGTGGACGCTCAGGGGCCGGGGGCCAGCTGTGGGCGGGTGACGCGCGTGCCAGGGGGCGCGCGCACCTCAGCCGGCGGAGGGCAGGCCGCGCAGCAGCGGGTGGTCGGGCACCTCGACCGCCACGGGCGCCGGGTTGGAGTGCAGCCCGGAGGCCGACCCGCGCTTCTTGAGGGCCATGACGAAGGCGAGCACCTGGGCGACCGCCACGTAGAGGTGCATCGGCACCTCCTGCTCCAGCTCGCAGGCGGCGAACAGCGCCCGGGCCAGGGGGACGTCGGAGACCAGCGGCACGCCGGCCTCGGTGGCCCTGGCGCGGATGCGGGCGGCGGTGTGGCCGGAGCCCTTGGCGATGACGCGGGGGGCGCCGCGGTTCGGCTCGTACTTGAGCGCCACGGCCACGTGCGTCGGGTTGACGAGCACGACGTCGGCCTCGCTGACCGCGGCCATCATGCGGTTGCGGCTCATCGCGCGCTGCTTGCCCTTGATGGCGGCCTTGACCTCCGGGTTGCCCTCGGCGTTCTTGTGCTCGTCCTTGACCTCCTGCTTGGTCATGCGGAGGTCCTTCGTGGTCTTGGCCTTCTGCACGGCGAAGTCGACGACGGCGAGCACGAGGCCGGCGCCCACCGCGATCCGCACGAGGGAGGCGATGCCGCCGGAGGTGGCGTCGAGCACACCGGCCAGCGTGAGGCCGCCGCCGGAGAGGAGCTGCGGCACCAGGCCCTGCACGGTCACCCACAGGACGCCACCGATGATCGCGGTCTTCAGCAGCGACTTCACCAGCTGCCACAGGTTGACCACGCTGAAGAGGTTCTTGACGCCCTTGAGCACGTCGAGCTTGCCCCAGTTGGGCTTGGCGGCCTGGGTGGCCAGCACGAAGCCGCCCTGGCCGACGGAGGCGACCACGGCCACCGCCACGGCGACGGCGAGGATCGGGACGACGGCCGGCACGATCGCGGCTCCGCCGTCCCCGAGCGCGCGCAGCATCAGGGCCGGCTCGGGGTGCTTGGCCACGGCGTCGAGCGACTCGAGCATGACCTGCAGGCGCGTCCGGGTGGGTGCGATGACCATCGGGATGATGGCCACGATGACGCCCAGGCCGGCCCAGGCGCCGAGGTCCGGCGTCCGGGCGACCTGGCCCTTCTTGCGGGCGTCTGCAAGCCGTTTGCCTGTCGGCTTCTCGGTCTTCTCACCGCCTCCTGCGCTCACGGGGCGGTCCGCCCGTCGGCGGAGGCGCCCAGCAGGACGCCGGTGGCCGCGCCGGCAGCACCGGCGTCGTCACCGGCGGTGGCGGTGGCCACCGTCTGGGTGCCGGCCTGGTCGGCCATGGCGTCGACCACCGAGGGCAGCGCGGCCACGACCGTCGTCGCCAGCGCCAGGGTGACCATGATCTTCAGCGGGAAGCCGAGGGAGAACGCCTGCAGGGCGGGGGCGGCGCGGGTCAGCAGACCCAGGCCGACGTCGGTGAGGAAGAGGACGGCGACCAGCGGCCCGGCGATCTGCAGCGCGGAGACGAACATCTGCGTGGTGCCCTCGAGCACCAGGCGCGCCATGAGCGCGGAGGAGATGTGCTCCTGCAGACCCAGCACCGAGAAGCTCCGGGCCAGGCCGTGCAGGACCACGAGGTACCCGTCCGAGGCGAACAGCAGCACCACGGTGGTCATCTGGTAGAGCCGGCCGAAGACCGCGGCGCCGGTCTCCATCTGCGGGTCGTAGGCGGTGGCCGCCTGGAAGCCGCCGAACAGGTCGAGCATGTTGCCGGCCGCCTGCACCGCGGAGAAGACCAGGTAGCACAGGAAGCCCAGGGAGGCGCCCACGAGCACCTGCGAGAGCGCACCCAGCACGAGGTCGGCCGTGGACAGCGACAGCGTGGAGAAGTCCATCGTGGAGCCCAGCGCCAGGGTGATGCCCAGGGCCAGCAGCGCCTTCACCTGGTTGGGGATGGCCTTGTGGGAGAACGGCGGGGCGATGGCGAGCCAGGCGGTGACCCGCAGCAGCACGAGCAGGTGACCGGCGACGGTCGTCAGCGCGATGGTGGGCAGCTCCACGGGTCTCCTCCTCTCAGCCCATCGCCAGCAGCGCCGGGATCCGGTCGAACAGCTGGGTGGTGAAGTCGTTCATCTCGGCGAGCATCCAGTTGCCCGCCACCACGAGGACGACGGCCACGCCGACCGCCTTCGGCACGAAGGACAGCGTCGGCTCCTGGATCTGGGTGACCGACTGGAACAGCGAGACGGTGAAGCCGATCGACAGGGCGACCAGCAGCATCGGCGCGGAGAGCTTGGCGGCGACGACCATCGCCTGCACGGCGATGTCGATGACGGCGGCGTCCATCAGCGGTAGCTCCCCACCAGGGCCGTCACGATGAGGCCCCACCCGTTGACCATGACGAAGAGCAGCAGCTTGAACGGCAGGGAGACGGTCACCGGCGGGAGCATCATCATGCCCATCGCCATCAGGCCCGAGGACACGACGATGTCGATGACCAGGAACGGGATGTAGACGACGAAGCCGATGATGAACGCGGCTCGCAGCTCCGAGAGCACGAACGCCGGGATGAGCGTG
The Quadrisphaera sp. RL12-1S DNA segment above includes these coding regions:
- a CDS encoding PilZ domain-containing protein, whose amino-acid sequence is MSPSKDRTPPRREVAWPPLGSRALIAAPGEEPRATVVEDVDGDAVAVAVPPLLRGEFEPPRDGDPFELRWPGPRGLVVVPVVLRARVRDGVPLWWLQVAGGPDVRQRRSFVRAGAETPFPARVVVEWELPERGSAAGELQDLSEGGLRAHLRTAGPGGDCPEGAGVAVRLTLVDVAQGAADALAGVDVTEHELFGTVLRSGRLPEDPDASEVVVQLHDDRAQSDALRRLVFAWQRRARRG
- a CDS encoding flagellar biosynthesis protein FlhA gives rise to the protein MDFRRLSTLALPLGVIGIILLLVVPLPAMLLDFLIALNIAIGLLVLMTAMYVKRPLDFAIFPSVLLVATLFRLGLNVASTRLILRDGHAGDVIHGFGTFVVGGSLVIGLVIFAILVVIQFMVITKGAERVAEVGARFTLEAMPGKQMAIDADLAAGLIDEDTARKRRSDVTAEADFYGAMDGGAKFVKGDAIAGIIIVLINLVGGFAIGMLQDGLSATEALQKYSTLSVGDGLVTQVPALLMSIATGLIVTRATSTSDLGTDAAAQLLRNKTALRIAGGGALVLAVIPGLPKLPFIVVGGGLLLLAQRVKPEGPAQEEVAEVDPLAPVAETPEQLMQQMRVDPLEIVLAPDLVDMVDTASGGDLLDRVRALRRKIALELGIVLPPVRTRDSLDLPMSSYAVRISGVEVGVGQAPPGKVLALGDDLDSLPGVVTVEPVFGLQGKWVPAEMRHQAELTGATVVDRASVLVTHLAEIVRKNAPRLISREDVKTLTASLKSTDAAVVEELVPSLLSLGEVQQVLQSLLEEGVAVRDLGRIYEGLSLRAKGGASHTDLVEAARAALGPAVAAPHVQDGVLRVLTLDPLLEHQFVETLRLTDSGPQLSMDPARVERVVDEVARKVRHVEDAGWSPVLVCAPALRAPLRRVVSLTTPGVAVLSYSEVSGPGMVVETVGVVSGAEAVAA
- a CDS encoding EscU/YscU/HrcU family type III secretion system export apparatus switch protein, yielding MSAGGGEKTEKPTGKRLADARKKGQVARTPDLGAWAGLGVIVAIIPMVIAPTRTRLQVMLESLDAVAKHPEPALMLRALGDGGAAIVPAVVPILAVAVAVAVVASVGQGGFVLATQAAKPNWGKLDVLKGVKNLFSVVNLWQLVKSLLKTAIIGGVLWVTVQGLVPQLLSGGGLTLAGVLDATSGGIASLVRIAVGAGLVLAVVDFAVQKAKTTKDLRMTKQEVKDEHKNAEGNPEVKAAIKGKQRAMSRNRMMAAVSEADVVLVNPTHVAVALKYEPNRGAPRVIAKGSGHTAARIRARATEAGVPLVSDVPLARALFAACELEQEVPMHLYVAVAQVLAFVMALKKRGSASGLHSNPAPVAVEVPDHPLLRGLPSAG
- a CDS encoding flagellar biosynthetic protein FliR, whose product is MELPTIALTTVAGHLLVLLRVTAWLAIAPPFSHKAIPNQVKALLALGITLALGSTMDFSTLSLSTADLVLGALSQVLVGASLGFLCYLVFSAVQAAGNMLDLFGGFQAATAYDPQMETGAAVFGRLYQMTTVVLLFASDGYLVVLHGLARSFSVLGLQEHISSALMARLVLEGTTQMFVSALQIAGPLVAVLFLTDVGLGLLTRAAPALQAFSLGFPLKIMVTLALATTVVAALPSVVDAMADQAGTQTVATATAGDDAGAAGAATGVLLGASADGRTAP
- the fliQ gene encoding flagellar biosynthesis protein FliQ, with the protein product MDAAVIDIAVQAMVVAAKLSAPMLLVALSIGFTVSLFQSVTQIQEPTLSFVPKAVGVAVVLVVAGNWMLAEMNDFTTQLFDRIPALLAMG